The following are encoded together in the Clostridium sp. BJN0013 genome:
- a CDS encoding alanine--glyoxylate aminotransferase family protein, which translates to MKVPYILTPGPTEVRENVRFARSMRFTNPDLDIQFYNFYRDTCKNIGQLLKTKNQIRILGGEGMLGLEAACASLTEEGDRVLVIDNGIFGEGFSDLVKLYGGKVVFFKGNRKKDIDLNELKEFLNKDSNFKYATIVHCDTPSGILNDVSKICPLLKEKGILTLVDSVSAMGGEKLEVDNWNIDIVVGASQKCISAPPGLTLISISDEAFKVMKNRNQPIKSFYCNLLVWEKYYENRCFPYTLPISDIIGLKVAIDNILEDKDILERHRIIAQSVRKTIIEAGLNLYIEKGYSNTVTVIEVPKGIEEKQIRKFMLNNFNVMIAGSFGYLEGKVLRIGHMGENARKDLISYSLYALQEALKYLGFQCKCNMPQFFLRHCR; encoded by the coding sequence TTGAAGGTTCCATATATATTGACACCAGGTCCTACAGAAGTTAGAGAAAATGTTAGATTTGCAAGGAGCATGAGATTTACTAATCCAGACTTGGATATACAATTTTATAATTTTTATAGAGATACCTGTAAAAATATAGGTCAATTATTAAAGACTAAAAATCAGATTAGAATATTAGGTGGAGAGGGTATGTTAGGATTGGAAGCAGCCTGTGCATCTCTTACAGAAGAGGGGGATAGGGTACTTGTAATTGATAATGGCATATTTGGAGAAGGATTTTCGGATTTAGTGAAGTTGTATGGGGGAAAGGTTGTATTTTTTAAGGGAAATAGGAAAAAAGATATAGATTTAAATGAATTAAAGGAATTTTTAAATAAAGATAGTAATTTTAAATATGCAACAATAGTACATTGTGATACTCCATCGGGAATATTAAATGATGTATCAAAAATATGTCCTTTGCTTAAAGAAAAAGGTATATTAACTTTAGTAGATAGTGTTTCTGCAATGGGAGGAGAAAAATTAGAAGTTGATAATTGGAACATAGACATAGTGGTAGGAGCTTCACAAAAATGTATTTCGGCTCCACCAGGACTTACTTTGATTAGTATAAGTGATGAAGCTTTTAAGGTTATGAAAAATAGAAATCAGCCCATAAAGTCTTTTTACTGTAATTTATTAGTTTGGGAAAAATATTATGAAAATAGATGTTTTCCATATACTCTTCCAATAAGTGATATAATTGGACTTAAAGTAGCTATAGATAATATTTTAGAAGATAAGGATATCTTGGAAAGACATAGAATAATTGCCCAAAGTGTAAGAAAGACTATTATAGAAGCGGGTCTTAATCTATATATAGAAAAAGGTTATTCTAATACAGTTACTGTTATCGAGGTTCCAAAAGGCATAGAAGAAAAGCAAATTAGAAAATTTATGTTAAATAATTTTAATGTTATGATAGCAGGTTCTTTTGGATATTTGGAAGGAAAAGTTTTAAGAATAGGTCATATGGGAGAAAATGCAAGAAAAGATTTGATAAGTTATAGCCTTTATGCTCTTCAAGAAGCTTTAAAGTATTTGGGCTTTCAATGTAAATGTAATATGCCACAATTTTTTTTAAGACATTGCAGATGA